One genomic segment of Drosophila melanogaster chromosome 3L includes these proteins:
- the CG43897 gene encoding uncharacterized protein, isoform M has translation MAALQRKLVHKQFNSPMGLYSQENVKATLNRELKAFGGEGIEVDDQITKPLNLANSAVLRAVEEEEQQAKCGDFPHKDFYPTERQSRPRQRGEVDALHHTLHQQLLNQIKTDYLSHQQDITIDRDTVLKINRLATKRHLLKRDHSWPPAEQDQPTINPEQSHQISCSPSHSIEALREKFQSPTLVIEPTANEVREQRRRDGGSKERSKTLQKHTKEPDLAEVFHQTPISKGFSAPETKAADVDLGLVAPRCEYYEQLAHKRSATPTLPTQITPYRPRYKRQAHSLDRSRSRKRTVGAPELPPPKPRTSKPKVQRRCIKLATEVKISYGHDGDSEDDPNSGQDVDLETLPLPPTPVSPAAANLNQAKTAGRMVIDNVAVKQQQQMALALATNGSISPVNPSPSPLANTRIVPIRVEASADQLKLSAQQIYDDACSYLQDHQEMEDIQPRTESPTYVSATGGIKLLQRQSSSTPSTPVPPPLPSPIMRSKSGQDSQAKENQTKRQGRIYSLETATEKQHEAHVEIAQLEAKYAHIQQSIAEHLLQIDAYMENAKQALQRSAQTTPVSTPVPIPPTATATPPPPPPPPPTALPARPISSASNEAWDIFAHRQSPILAVESPLQAILRQIYTRAAGLPKRLSKEIKEDADAEAEEESLTENVPIVERALEDLHKIAVALEQKSEPAKLMHVELRTTPAVSEAEHVVIKDEEQDADMEYRHVSDVIANYEQLAKKEFEEWKEEQVVNSEEMLPKTELRKAIEEQLAKKGLRGGKKVLEGEEKPVTKLDVEKDVKKDAKAVAASKEELVEDKSAIQKESKKDLGTSEAPADLTKDADAVEETERSCGHGDSSVYCPVCDEMRCSPNTWGKLNKADQWRIANLHNEPLKNYKATYEIRSPYISRQISWEDMQSAKENVPPEKLQRQRSFVEIVTTPATESPPPSTPPPPPPPPPRQLALQKPETEVTWERSRSPSPLPSRKYPAPLIEAPQRSSSPYGLNPVQTKAPPSPVNLPAKFTHVPQLEGHNIGLLVKTATEPLQQSMSASSTMLAATPPRSAAQPTPFEFPSLEQAEEQHKFKSLASFDEVQRDFGVNRSFDNVSPRPYLGIEGYKRVAWPPASEERIIREFTPQPQTQSPAPGAGGYYPQAHAPTAAAAAPPQQQYGAPSYDGQQPGAQWQQQQQQQQVPQQQYQPQSQAQAPYQPPQWNQPQQQQQQPSYQASPYQQQQQQQPSYYPQQNGGSTYAQPPYNSYSQPQLPYSQDQTDLQQQQQQQQQQYPGAYAGQDSYRGASPGIITLRKEAPVSQKPAPVYTSQPAAVSYQGGSKLRGDLKWPPPEYKEAAARENEERRQLALGPVCRPRRVNRDYTPFFAKHQLNNGYPSYKVPPGTQHIFG, from the exons gGGACTTCCCCCACAAAGATTTTTACCCCACTGAAAGGCAGAGTCGCCCGCGTCAACGAGGCGAGGTGGATGCACTGCATCACACGCTGCACCAGCAGCTTCTGAACCAGATCAAAACAGACTATCTCAGTCATCAGCAGGACATCACTATCGATCGGGACACGGTGCTGAAAATCAACCGTCTGGCCACCAAGAGGCATCTGCTCAAACGGGATCACAGCTGGCCTCCAGCTGAGCAGGATCAACCAACTATCAATCCCGAACAGAGCCATCAGATCTCCTGCAGCCCATCGCACAGTATTGAGGCTCTGAGGGAGAAGTTCCAGAGTCCCACCCTGGTTATCGAACCCACTGCCAATGAAGTGAGAGAGCAGCGACGACGCGATGGTGGCTCCAAAGAGAGATCAAAAACGCTCCAAAAGCACACCAAAGAACCTGACCTGGCGGAAGTTTTCCATCAAACTCCCATATCCAAGGGATTCTCCGCTCCAGAGACCAAGGCAGCCGATGTGGATTTGGGTTTGGTGGCTCCGCGATGTGAGTACTACGAGCAATTGGCCCACAAAAGGTCCGCCACACCAACTCTGCCCACTCAAATCACTCCATATAGGCCAAGATACAAGAGACAGGCTCATTCCCTGGATCGTAGCCGCTCCCGGAAACGTACAGTGGGTGCTCCGGAATTGCCGCCACCTAAGCCGAGAACTTCAAAGCCAAAAGTCCAACGGCGGTGCATAAAACTGGCCACTGAGGTAAAGATCTCATATGGCCACGACGGCGACAGCGAGGATGATCCCAATTCTGGTCAAGATGTGGATTTGGAGACCTTGCCGCTGCCACCGACACCGGTGTCGCCAGCTGCCGCAAATCTCAATCAAGCGAAGACAGCAGGGCGAATGGTAATTGACAACGTGGCAGttaaacagcagcagcagatggctttggctttggccacAAATGGGAGCATCAGTCCGGTGAATCCGAGTCCAAGTCCGTTGGCCAACACTCGCATTGTGCCCATTCGCGTGGAGGCATCGGCGGACCAGCTCAAGCTGAGTGCCCAGCAGATCTACGACGACGCCTGTTCGTATCTGCAGGATCACCAGGAGATGGAGGACATCCAGCCGCGAACCGAGAGTCCCACCTATGTGAGTGCCACCGGTGGGATTAAGTTGCTCCAACGGCAGTCGAGCAGTACGCCAAGCACTCCAGTTCCACCACCCTTGCCATCGCCGATAATGCGTTCCAAGTCTGGTCAGGATTCGCAGGCTAAGGAAAATCAGACGAAAAGACAGGGACGCATCTACAGTCTGGAGACCGCAACGGAGAAGCAGCATGAGGCACATGTTGAAATCGCCCAGTTGGAGGCTAAGTATGCCCACATCCAGCAATCCATAGCTGAGCACTTGCTCCAGATCGATGCCTATATGGAGAATGCCAAGCAGGCGCTGCAAAGGAGCGCTCAGACCACACCAGTATCAACTCCGGTACCAAtaccaccaacagcaacagcaactccACCGCCACCTCCTCCGCCACCACCAACAGCCCTACCCGCCAGACCAATCAGTTCGGCGTCCAACGAAGCGTGGGACATCTTCGCCCATCGCCAGTCACCCATTTTGGCCGTGGAAAGCCCATTGCAGGCAATACTCCGACAGATTTACACCCGGGCAGCTGGATTACCAAAAAGGCTTTCCAAAGAGATTAAGGAGGATGCCGACGCCGAGGCGGAGGAGGAATCTCTTACCGAAAACGTGCCCATCGTGGAGCGGGCACTGGAGGATCTGCACAAGATTGCGGTGGCACTGGAGCAAAAATCGGAGCCCGCGAAACTCATGCACGTAGAACTCCGGACAACGCCAGCTGTCTCTGAAGCGGAGCACGTAGTCATCAAGGACGAGGAACAGGACGCGGACATGGAGTACAGACACGTATCGGATGTAATTGCCAACTATGAgcaattggccaaaaaggagtTCGAGGAgtggaaggaggagcaggTGGTAAATAGCGAGGAGATGCTGCCCAAAACAGAGTTGAGAAAAGCTATAGAGGagcagctggccaaaaaaggatTAAGGGGAGGTAAAAAGGTACTTGAAGGAGAGGAAAAACCCGTGACCAAACTGGATGTTGAAAAGGATGTGAAAAAGGATGCAAAGGCGGTAGCAGCATCCAAAGAGGAGTTGGTGGAAGACAAATCAGCTATCCAAAAAGAGAGTAAAAAAGATTTGGGTACTAGTGAAGCCCCAGCAGATCTTACaaaggatgcggatgcggtGGAGGAAACGGAGAGATCCTGCGGCCATGGCGATTCCTCAGTCTACTGCCCAGTTTGTGATGAAATGCGCTGCTCACCAAACACCTGGGGCAAACTTAACAAAGCCGATCAGTGGCGGATTGCCAATCTGCACAACGAACCCTTGAAGAACTACAAAGCCACCTATGAGATACGGAGTCCGTATATCTCGCGGCAAATCTCCTGGGAGGATATGCAGTCGGCCAAGGAGAATGTGCCACCGGAGAAACTGCAACGACAACGAAGTTTTGTGGAAATTGTGACCACACCAGCGACAGAATCTCCGCCTCCATCgacgccgccgccgccgccacctccTCCACCCAGAcagttggcacttcagaaaccggaaacggaagtaaCATGGGAGCGTAGTCGTTCGCCCAGTCCGCTGCCATCTCGCAAGTATCCCGCTCCACTCATAGAAGCTCCGCAGCGCTCCAGCTCACCCTATGGCCTCAATCCCGTCCAGACGAAAGCTCCACCATCGCCGGTTAATCTTCCGGCGAAATTCACGCATGTCCCCCAGCTCGAAGGTCACAATATTGGACTCCTGGTGAAAACGGCCACAGAGCCACTGCAGCAGAGCATGTCGGCATCCTCTACAATGctggctgccacgcccccacgtTCTGCGGCACAGCCCACGCCCTTCGAATTCCCCAGTCTCGAgcaggcggaggagcagcacAAGTTCAAATCCCTGGCCTCCTTCGACGAGGTGCAGCGAGATTTCGGCGTTAACCGATCATTCGATAATGTATCACCTCGTCCATATCTGGGTATTGAAG GCTACAAGCGTGTGGCCTGGCCACCGGCCTCCGAGGAGCGGATCATCCGGGAGTTCACCCCCCAGCCGCAGACTCAGAGTCCGGCTCCCGGTGCCGGAGGCTACTATCCGCAGGCCCACGCTcccacagcagcagctgccgctCCACCTCAG cagcagtacgGTGCTCCGTCTTACGATGGCCAGCAGCCTGGAGCACagtggcaacagcaacagcagcagcagcaggttcCGCAGCAGCAGTATCAGCCTCAATCGCAGGCTCAGGCGCCCTATCAGCCACCACAGTGGaaccagccgcagcagcagcagcagcagccatcgTACCAGGCTTCACCgtaccaacagcagcaacagcaacagccatCCTATTACCCACAGCAAAATGGTGGCTCGACCTATGCTCAACCCCCATACAATTCTTATTCGCAGCCCCAGTTGCCCTACTCGCAGGATCAGactgatctgcagcagcagcaacaacagcagcagcagcagtatccGGGAGCCTACGCTGGCCAGGATAGCTACCGGGGCGCCAGTCCCGGCATCATCACCCTGCGCAAGGAGGCTCCAGTCAGCCAGAAGCCTGCACCAGTCTACACTTCGCAGCCAGCCGCCGTCAGTTATCAGG GAGGCAGCAAATTGCGCGGAGATTTGAAATGGCCACCACCGGAGTACAAGGAGGCCGCGGCTCGCGAGAACGAGGAACGACGCCAGTTGGCGTTGGGTCCCGTCTGCCGTCCCAGGAGAGTTAACCGG GACTACACACCCTTCTTTGCCAAGCACCAGTTGAACAATGGCTATCCCAGCTACAAGGTGCCTCCGGGCACCCAGCACATTTTCGGCTAA
- the CG43897 gene encoding uncharacterized protein, isoform N: MIEVDDQITKPLNLANSAVLRAVEEEEQQAKCDFYPTERQSRPRQRGEVDALHHTLHQQLLNQIKTDYLSHQQDITIDRDTVLKINRLATKRHLLKRDHSWPPAEQDQPTINPEQSHQISCSPSHSIEALREKFQSPTLVIEPTANEVREQRRRDGGSKERSKTLQKHTKEPDLAEVFHQTPISKGFSAPETKAADVDLGLVAPRCEYYEQLAHKRSATPTLPTQITPYRPRYKRQAHSLDRSRSRKRTVGAPELPPPKPRTSKPKVQRRCIKLATEVKISYGHDGDSEDDPNSGQDVDLETLPLPPTPVSPAAANLNQAKTAGRMVIDNVAVKQQQQMALALATNGSISPVNPSPSPLANTRIVPIRVEASADQLKLSAQQIYDDACSYLQDHQEMEDIQPRTESPTYVSATGGIKLLQRQSSSTPSTPVPPPLPSPIMRSKSGQDSQAKENQTKRQGRIYSLETATEKQHEAHVEIAQLEAKYAHIQQSIAEHLLQIDAYMENAKQALQRSAQTTPVSTPVPIPPTATATPPPPPPPPPTALPARPISSASNEAWDIFAHRQSPILAVESPLQAILRQIYTRAAGLPKRLSKEIKEDADAEAEEESLTENVPIVERALEDLHKIAVALEQKSEPAKLMHVELRTTPAVSEAEHVVIKDEEQDADMEYRHVSDVIANYEQLAKKEFEEWKEEQVVNSEEMLPKTELRKAIEEQLAKKGLRGGKKVLEGEEKPVTKLDVEKDVKKDAKAVAASKEELVEDKSAIQKESKKDLGTSEAPADLTKDADAVEETERSCGHGDSSVYCPVCDEMRCSPNTWGKLNKADQWRIANLHNEPLKNYKATYEIRSPYISRQISWEDMQSAKENVPPEKLQRQRSFVEIVTTPATESPPPSTPPPPPPPPPRQLALQKPETEVTWERSRSPSPLPSRKYPAPLIEAPQRSSSPYGLNPVQTKAPPSPVNLPAKFTHVPQLEGHNIGLLVKTATEPLQQSMSASSTMLAATPPRSAAQPTPFEFPSLEQAEEQHKFKSLASFDEVQRDFGVNRSFDNVSPRPYLGIEGYKRVAWPPASEERIIREFTPQPQTQSPAPGAGGYYPQAHAPTAAAAAPPQQYGAPSYDGQQPGAQWQQQQQQQQVPQQQYQPQSQAQAPYQPPQWNQPQQQQQQPSYQASPYQQQQQQQPSYYPQQNGGSTYAQPPYNSYSQPQLPYSQDQTDLQQQQQQQQQQYPGAYAGQDSYRGASPGIITLRKEAPVSQKPAPVYTSQPAAVSYQGGSKLRGDLKWPPPEYKEAAARENEERRQLALGPVCRPRRVNRDYTPFFAKHQLNNGYPSYKVPPGTQHIFG; the protein is encoded by the exons ATTTTTACCCCACTGAAAGGCAGAGTCGCCCGCGTCAACGAGGCGAGGTGGATGCACTGCATCACACGCTGCACCAGCAGCTTCTGAACCAGATCAAAACAGACTATCTCAGTCATCAGCAGGACATCACTATCGATCGGGACACGGTGCTGAAAATCAACCGTCTGGCCACCAAGAGGCATCTGCTCAAACGGGATCACAGCTGGCCTCCAGCTGAGCAGGATCAACCAACTATCAATCCCGAACAGAGCCATCAGATCTCCTGCAGCCCATCGCACAGTATTGAGGCTCTGAGGGAGAAGTTCCAGAGTCCCACCCTGGTTATCGAACCCACTGCCAATGAAGTGAGAGAGCAGCGACGACGCGATGGTGGCTCCAAAGAGAGATCAAAAACGCTCCAAAAGCACACCAAAGAACCTGACCTGGCGGAAGTTTTCCATCAAACTCCCATATCCAAGGGATTCTCCGCTCCAGAGACCAAGGCAGCCGATGTGGATTTGGGTTTGGTGGCTCCGCGATGTGAGTACTACGAGCAATTGGCCCACAAAAGGTCCGCCACACCAACTCTGCCCACTCAAATCACTCCATATAGGCCAAGATACAAGAGACAGGCTCATTCCCTGGATCGTAGCCGCTCCCGGAAACGTACAGTGGGTGCTCCGGAATTGCCGCCACCTAAGCCGAGAACTTCAAAGCCAAAAGTCCAACGGCGGTGCATAAAACTGGCCACTGAGGTAAAGATCTCATATGGCCACGACGGCGACAGCGAGGATGATCCCAATTCTGGTCAAGATGTGGATTTGGAGACCTTGCCGCTGCCACCGACACCGGTGTCGCCAGCTGCCGCAAATCTCAATCAAGCGAAGACAGCAGGGCGAATGGTAATTGACAACGTGGCAGttaaacagcagcagcagatggctttggctttggccacAAATGGGAGCATCAGTCCGGTGAATCCGAGTCCAAGTCCGTTGGCCAACACTCGCATTGTGCCCATTCGCGTGGAGGCATCGGCGGACCAGCTCAAGCTGAGTGCCCAGCAGATCTACGACGACGCCTGTTCGTATCTGCAGGATCACCAGGAGATGGAGGACATCCAGCCGCGAACCGAGAGTCCCACCTATGTGAGTGCCACCGGTGGGATTAAGTTGCTCCAACGGCAGTCGAGCAGTACGCCAAGCACTCCAGTTCCACCACCCTTGCCATCGCCGATAATGCGTTCCAAGTCTGGTCAGGATTCGCAGGCTAAGGAAAATCAGACGAAAAGACAGGGACGCATCTACAGTCTGGAGACCGCAACGGAGAAGCAGCATGAGGCACATGTTGAAATCGCCCAGTTGGAGGCTAAGTATGCCCACATCCAGCAATCCATAGCTGAGCACTTGCTCCAGATCGATGCCTATATGGAGAATGCCAAGCAGGCGCTGCAAAGGAGCGCTCAGACCACACCAGTATCAACTCCGGTACCAAtaccaccaacagcaacagcaactccACCGCCACCTCCTCCGCCACCACCAACAGCCCTACCCGCCAGACCAATCAGTTCGGCGTCCAACGAAGCGTGGGACATCTTCGCCCATCGCCAGTCACCCATTTTGGCCGTGGAAAGCCCATTGCAGGCAATACTCCGACAGATTTACACCCGGGCAGCTGGATTACCAAAAAGGCTTTCCAAAGAGATTAAGGAGGATGCCGACGCCGAGGCGGAGGAGGAATCTCTTACCGAAAACGTGCCCATCGTGGAGCGGGCACTGGAGGATCTGCACAAGATTGCGGTGGCACTGGAGCAAAAATCGGAGCCCGCGAAACTCATGCACGTAGAACTCCGGACAACGCCAGCTGTCTCTGAAGCGGAGCACGTAGTCATCAAGGACGAGGAACAGGACGCGGACATGGAGTACAGACACGTATCGGATGTAATTGCCAACTATGAgcaattggccaaaaaggagtTCGAGGAgtggaaggaggagcaggTGGTAAATAGCGAGGAGATGCTGCCCAAAACAGAGTTGAGAAAAGCTATAGAGGagcagctggccaaaaaaggatTAAGGGGAGGTAAAAAGGTACTTGAAGGAGAGGAAAAACCCGTGACCAAACTGGATGTTGAAAAGGATGTGAAAAAGGATGCAAAGGCGGTAGCAGCATCCAAAGAGGAGTTGGTGGAAGACAAATCAGCTATCCAAAAAGAGAGTAAAAAAGATTTGGGTACTAGTGAAGCCCCAGCAGATCTTACaaaggatgcggatgcggtGGAGGAAACGGAGAGATCCTGCGGCCATGGCGATTCCTCAGTCTACTGCCCAGTTTGTGATGAAATGCGCTGCTCACCAAACACCTGGGGCAAACTTAACAAAGCCGATCAGTGGCGGATTGCCAATCTGCACAACGAACCCTTGAAGAACTACAAAGCCACCTATGAGATACGGAGTCCGTATATCTCGCGGCAAATCTCCTGGGAGGATATGCAGTCGGCCAAGGAGAATGTGCCACCGGAGAAACTGCAACGACAACGAAGTTTTGTGGAAATTGTGACCACACCAGCGACAGAATCTCCGCCTCCATCgacgccgccgccgccgccacctccTCCACCCAGAcagttggcacttcagaaaccggaaacggaagtaaCATGGGAGCGTAGTCGTTCGCCCAGTCCGCTGCCATCTCGCAAGTATCCCGCTCCACTCATAGAAGCTCCGCAGCGCTCCAGCTCACCCTATGGCCTCAATCCCGTCCAGACGAAAGCTCCACCATCGCCGGTTAATCTTCCGGCGAAATTCACGCATGTCCCCCAGCTCGAAGGTCACAATATTGGACTCCTGGTGAAAACGGCCACAGAGCCACTGCAGCAGAGCATGTCGGCATCCTCTACAATGctggctgccacgcccccacgtTCTGCGGCACAGCCCACGCCCTTCGAATTCCCCAGTCTCGAgcaggcggaggagcagcacAAGTTCAAATCCCTGGCCTCCTTCGACGAGGTGCAGCGAGATTTCGGCGTTAACCGATCATTCGATAATGTATCACCTCGTCCATATCTGGGTATTGAAG GCTACAAGCGTGTGGCCTGGCCACCGGCCTCCGAGGAGCGGATCATCCGGGAGTTCACCCCCCAGCCGCAGACTCAGAGTCCGGCTCCCGGTGCCGGAGGCTACTATCCGCAGGCCCACGCTcccacagcagcagctgccgctCCACCTCAG cagtacgGTGCTCCGTCTTACGATGGCCAGCAGCCTGGAGCACagtggcaacagcaacagcagcagcagcaggttcCGCAGCAGCAGTATCAGCCTCAATCGCAGGCTCAGGCGCCCTATCAGCCACCACAGTGGaaccagccgcagcagcagcagcagcagccatcgTACCAGGCTTCACCgtaccaacagcagcaacagcaacagccatCCTATTACCCACAGCAAAATGGTGGCTCGACCTATGCTCAACCCCCATACAATTCTTATTCGCAGCCCCAGTTGCCCTACTCGCAGGATCAGactgatctgcagcagcagcaacaacagcagcagcagcagtatccGGGAGCCTACGCTGGCCAGGATAGCTACCGGGGCGCCAGTCCCGGCATCATCACCCTGCGCAAGGAGGCTCCAGTCAGCCAGAAGCCTGCACCAGTCTACACTTCGCAGCCAGCCGCCGTCAGTTATCAGG GAGGCAGCAAATTGCGCGGAGATTTGAAATGGCCACCACCGGAGTACAAGGAGGCCGCGGCTCGCGAGAACGAGGAACGACGCCAGTTGGCGTTGGGTCCCGTCTGCCGTCCCAGGAGAGTTAACCGG GACTACACACCCTTCTTTGCCAAGCACCAGTTGAACAATGGCTATCCCAGCTACAAGGTGCCTCCGGGCACCCAGCACATTTTCGGCTAA
- the CG43897 gene encoding uncharacterized protein, isoform R, which yields MVAQWKIINENYKNLEGYKRVAWPPASEERIIREFTPQPQTQSPAPGAGGYYPQAHAPTAAAAAPPQGPIYNNVQPRTTQTPQNAYPSAPQTTSTAYPTNQYPDSYSHQEQQQQQQQQQPVQYTQAQFGRQRSREPVQVSAPSPAPATDPSGYPYQANYQSNYPQEPLQAVNNVGGGWKHIGAPQPKSRSEFTAGNGAYPPFQGSYQQQQQQPQQQYGAPSYDGQQPGAQWQQQQQQQQVPQQQYQPQSQAQAPYQPPQWNQPQQQQQQPSYQASPYQQQQQQQPSYYPQQNGGSTYAQPPYNSYSQPQLPYSQDQTDLQQQQQQQQQQYPGAYAGQDSYRGASPGIITLRKEAPVSQKPAPVYTSQPAAVSYQGGSKLRGDLKWPPPEYKEAAARENEERRQLALGPVCRPRRVNRDYTPFFAKHQLNNGYPSYKVPPGTQHIFG from the exons aTGGTCGCTCAGTGGAAAATCATCAACGAGAACTACAAAAATCTGGAGG GCTACAAGCGTGTGGCCTGGCCACCGGCCTCCGAGGAGCGGATCATCCGGGAGTTCACCCCCCAGCCGCAGACTCAGAGTCCGGCTCCCGGTGCCGGAGGCTACTATCCGCAGGCCCACGCTcccacagcagcagctgccgctCCACCTCAG GGTCCCATTTATAACAACGTCCAGCCACGCACCACCCAAACACCACAAAATGCCTACCCATCGGCACCACAAACCACCAGCACCGCCTACCCCACCAACCAGTACCCAGATAGTTATTCGcatcaggagcagcagcagcaacagcagcaacagcagcctgTGCAGTACACACAGGCGCAGTTCGGTCGGCAACGCTCGAGGGAACCCGTCCAGGTTTCAGCTCCATCTCCAGCTCCCGCAACCGATCCCAGCGGTTATCCATACCAGGCTAACTATCAGTCCAACTATCCGCAGGAGCCGCTGCAGGCAGTGAACaatgtgggtggtggctgGAAACACATTGGTGCTCCGCAGCCTAAGTCACGCAGTGAATTCACCGCCGGCAATGGAGCCTATCCCCCGTTCCAGGGATCctaccagcagcaacaacagcagccgcag cagcagtacgGTGCTCCGTCTTACGATGGCCAGCAGCCTGGAGCACagtggcaacagcaacagcagcagcagcaggttcCGCAGCAGCAGTATCAGCCTCAATCGCAGGCTCAGGCGCCCTATCAGCCACCACAGTGGaaccagccgcagcagcagcagcagcagccatcgTACCAGGCTTCACCgtaccaacagcagcaacagcaacagccatCCTATTACCCACAGCAAAATGGTGGCTCGACCTATGCTCAACCCCCATACAATTCTTATTCGCAGCCCCAGTTGCCCTACTCGCAGGATCAGactgatctgcagcagcagcaacaacagcagcagcagcagtatccGGGAGCCTACGCTGGCCAGGATAGCTACCGGGGCGCCAGTCCCGGCATCATCACCCTGCGCAAGGAGGCTCCAGTCAGCCAGAAGCCTGCACCAGTCTACACTTCGCAGCCAGCCGCCGTCAGTTATCAGG GAGGCAGCAAATTGCGCGGAGATTTGAAATGGCCACCACCGGAGTACAAGGAGGCCGCGGCTCGCGAGAACGAGGAACGACGCCAGTTGGCGTTGGGTCCCGTCTGCCGTCCCAGGAGAGTTAACCGG GACTACACACCCTTCTTTGCCAAGCACCAGTTGAACAATGGCTATCCCAGCTACAAGGTGCCTCCGGGCACCCAGCACATTTTCGGCTAA
- the CG43897 gene encoding uncharacterized protein, isoform Q, which yields MVAQWKIINENYKNLEGYKRVAWPPASEERIIREFTPQPQTQSPAPGAGGYYPQAHAPTAAAAAPPQQQYGAPSYDGQQPGAQWQQQQQQQQVPQQQYQPQSQAQAPYQPPQWNQPQQQQQQPSYQASPYQQQQQQQPSYYPQQNGGSTYAQPPYNSYSQPQLPYSQDQTDLQQQQQQQQQQYPGAYAGQDSYRGASPGIITLRKEAPVSQKPAPVYTSQPAAVSYQGGSKLRGDLKWPPPEYKEAAARENEERRQLALGPVCRPRRVNRDYTPFFAKHQLNNGYPSYKVPPGTQHIFG from the exons aTGGTCGCTCAGTGGAAAATCATCAACGAGAACTACAAAAATCTGGAGG GCTACAAGCGTGTGGCCTGGCCACCGGCCTCCGAGGAGCGGATCATCCGGGAGTTCACCCCCCAGCCGCAGACTCAGAGTCCGGCTCCCGGTGCCGGAGGCTACTATCCGCAGGCCCACGCTcccacagcagcagctgccgctCCACCTCAG cagcagtacgGTGCTCCGTCTTACGATGGCCAGCAGCCTGGAGCACagtggcaacagcaacagcagcagcagcaggttcCGCAGCAGCAGTATCAGCCTCAATCGCAGGCTCAGGCGCCCTATCAGCCACCACAGTGGaaccagccgcagcagcagcagcagcagccatcgTACCAGGCTTCACCgtaccaacagcagcaacagcaacagccatCCTATTACCCACAGCAAAATGGTGGCTCGACCTATGCTCAACCCCCATACAATTCTTATTCGCAGCCCCAGTTGCCCTACTCGCAGGATCAGactgatctgcagcagcagcaacaacagcagcagcagcagtatccGGGAGCCTACGCTGGCCAGGATAGCTACCGGGGCGCCAGTCCCGGCATCATCACCCTGCGCAAGGAGGCTCCAGTCAGCCAGAAGCCTGCACCAGTCTACACTTCGCAGCCAGCCGCCGTCAGTTATCAGG GAGGCAGCAAATTGCGCGGAGATTTGAAATGGCCACCACCGGAGTACAAGGAGGCCGCGGCTCGCGAGAACGAGGAACGACGCCAGTTGGCGTTGGGTCCCGTCTGCCGTCCCAGGAGAGTTAACCGG GACTACACACCCTTCTTTGCCAAGCACCAGTTGAACAATGGCTATCCCAGCTACAAGGTGCCTCCGGGCACCCAGCACATTTTCGGCTAA
- the CG43897 gene encoding uncharacterized protein, isoform I produces MVAQWKIINENYKNLEGYKRVAWPPASEERIIREFTPQPQTQSPAPGAGGYYPQAHAPTAAAAAPPQPQLPYSQDQTDLQQQQQQQQQQYPGAYAGQDSYRGASPGIITLRKEAPVSQKPAPVYTSQPAAVSYQGGSKLRGDLKWPPPEYKEAAARENEERRQLALGPVCRPRRVNRDYTPFFAKHQLNNGYPSYKVPPGTQHIFG; encoded by the exons aTGGTCGCTCAGTGGAAAATCATCAACGAGAACTACAAAAATCTGGAGG GCTACAAGCGTGTGGCCTGGCCACCGGCCTCCGAGGAGCGGATCATCCGGGAGTTCACCCCCCAGCCGCAGACTCAGAGTCCGGCTCCCGGTGCCGGAGGCTACTATCCGCAGGCCCACGCTcccacagcagcagctgccgctCCACCTCAG CCCCAGTTGCCCTACTCGCAGGATCAGactgatctgcagcagcagcaacaacagcagcagcagcagtatccGGGAGCCTACGCTGGCCAGGATAGCTACCGGGGCGCCAGTCCCGGCATCATCACCCTGCGCAAGGAGGCTCCAGTCAGCCAGAAGCCTGCACCAGTCTACACTTCGCAGCCAGCCGCCGTCAGTTATCAGG GAGGCAGCAAATTGCGCGGAGATTTGAAATGGCCACCACCGGAGTACAAGGAGGCCGCGGCTCGCGAGAACGAGGAACGACGCCAGTTGGCGTTGGGTCCCGTCTGCCGTCCCAGGAGAGTTAACCGG GACTACACACCCTTCTTTGCCAAGCACCAGTTGAACAATGGCTATCCCAGCTACAAGGTGCCTCCGGGCACCCAGCACATTTTCGGCTAA